AGAAAAGTCAGTAAACCACACGGTGTGCACAAGCGCTGCTCTCAACGACTGGAGACGTCCTCAGCCCTGTTCTCTGCCTTGGCCAACTTCCTCGACAAAGCTCTCTCCCTGTGGATCAGATCGCCCAGGGTATCAGCGCCGCGCGGCTTGATGGCACCCACACCGATAGCATCAGATACGCTCTCAGAAGTTCCGCGGACGCTGGCACGTCCACCACCGCTCCAGACACCCAGCCCCCAGATGCCCTTTTGCGAGCTGCTTACGATGCTGCCCGGCCCGTGGGCATACATGCTGACGCGCTGCACGCGCCTCAGCTTCTGCAGTCCGTAGATGGCGACCAAAGTGCCGAAGAGGGTGCACCAGCCAGACACACCGTAGAAGCCAAAGTCGGATTCTTCGATGAAATTCTTCAGGTTCATGCCGTACAGGGCCGCGACGAAAGTGCCTGCGGTGATGGCGAGGGTGAGGATGGAGAACTTGAGATCGAGAAGCATGAGAGAATTGCGGTTAGCGTCAAGGATGGCCTTCACGCTACACAGGAGGTCAGTATGGATGGGGAACGTTGAGAGATGGAAGCAGGACAAACGTACATCTCCTCCGTGTTGCGGATGGAAGATACGAGGTTTTCGGCAGCCTGGACGATTTCGTCGGCGACTTTGTGGTAGGATTCTAGCAGCATCTCGACTTCGGTGTGGTCGTCCTCCTCGCGCGTCTTGCCCTCTGCCTTCTCGCTCAGATACATGGCGCTCAGGTCATCGTCGGCTTCGAGGAGTTCTTCGAGCGCATTGCGCACCAGGCGCGCCTTCTGCTCAAAGCTGCCGAGTTTCTTGGAGTAGATGAGCAGGTAACGGAGCTTGTCGCGATCAATGTCTTCCTCCAACTCGCGGAGCACGCGCACGACGGGCTCGCTGACGCCTTCAAATTCCTTCTCGAGCGAGAGCGTGACGCTGATGAGCACAGCTTCGAGGGCGCGGAACTCGTACGCCAGGGTGCCGTTTGCGACGGATTCTTTCTGACGCAGCTTCAGGTCGAGATCGTACATGAAGACGCTCTGCGACTTGGAGTCGGTGGTGCCGTAAGCGTCGAAGACGAGGACGCGATTGTGCTTGAGCAGGACGCGCAGGTTGAGCAGGTTGATGAGGATGGCGGAAGGGCGGACGAGAATGTGTGGCAGCAGGGACGAGTCGATTTTGCGCAGATCTCGTGGGAGCAGACCATACTTTGCAATCAGCTCGCTCTTCTTGAATTCGCCGCTCACGAGCGTGACGTTGCCGTGCTCGTCCAGCTCTGTGCAGCGCATCTTCAGCTCGTTGGCTGTGCGCATCATGCGCCCCAGGCTGCCACCGTAGCCGGAGCCGTTTGTCGAGCCATCgtcggtgctggtgctggtgctgttcGACGGCGGTACGGGCGGTTGCAGAAGGCCGCGCGCGTGCGGTTTCTTCGGCCTGAACATGCTCGGCCACGCGCTGCATGGCCCAGACGTCGAGAAGCCACGCGCGCCCGGCACCGAACAGGTCGTCAGGCATGGCGTCGACTGGATGCATGTGCGGCGCTGTCTCCCCAGACGGGCGCCGCATTGCGCAACCGGCGATTCGAACGCATGATTGACCTGGGCGCGCAGGAAGCTCAAGACCGACGGCGATGGAACGGCGACCTTACGAAGCAGATTCGGCGGCATGTCTCTCCGTTGGCGGGCGTGTCTCGTCGTTATCGTCGCGCCATGCGTTTCGTTGTTGGCTTGTTGGCCCACCATTCGCCATACATGGCGGTAGTACCTATGGAAAATCTCACTGACGTCACGTGCAGGCGTGCATGGTCTGCTGCTTCTCTATTACTGGCCGCAACTATACGAGCATCAACTATACAAGCATGTCCTCGGTACCACTCTACAACGCCCTGGTTCGAACACACCACATCACCTCGCGCAGAAAGGTCGCCAAACTACGCGCTGCAGCTTCAAATCACAATGTCTATGCCTTCCTGCGCTACGGAGGCTGCCCAGGTATCATGTACTGTCAAGGCTCGGAACCAGGAGTCCGGGACTGGCTAGGGGACGTCCAGAGATTGCGCTACAAGGACTTTCAACTAGTAAAGAAACCTGCGGAGAAGCAGATCGAGGCTCAGGCAAACGATCGCAGCGTGCCTTATGGCAAGCTGGAAGAGACGGACACCGTCAAGGAGTTTGGGGCGCAGATGGAGAGTTTCGGCGTATGGAGCTGGTGGAGGGTTGGTATGGGCTATCAAAAAGACAAATCTCAGCCCTGAACACAACAAGTACTGCGCGAGACATTAGCTCCCTGTCGTGGCATCGAAGATTTTGTACTGGTTGGCTGGTTATTTGGCGGAGCGCCCGTCTTCACTATTGCTGGTTCAGATTCACGGGTCGTAGGATGTGCAACTGTGGCCAGTCAGACTGCGGAAACGGAGGACATCTACACACGGAGTCCGAGACCACTTCTATTATTGCATGGCACTGGTGACCGAACACTGAGCACGAGCTGTTTAGAAGCCTGTATAAGTCGTATGGATCAAAGCGCGACTGACATCTTCATTTTTCCCCCAACGACGATCATGCTCTTACGAAAAACTCGCACGAGGCTGAGTAGCTGATAGGGGGGTTTGTCCCGAGTTGCGCTGGAGTCGAGGCTGGCAACGGCGACGAGGACGAACTTGGGGAGAAGCTAGTAATCGACGAGGAGAAGATGCAGCTGATGGCGAAGGAGGGTGATTTACGACGCAACGAGATTGTGCAGTAATCAGCGCCGGATGAGCGTTACAACTAAAATGTGCTGGGTACTCTAAAACCGAGAATTTTCTGTGTTCACCCTGCTTACTGAGTGAGAGGTTAGCGACGCCAATCTTCCGCTCGTCCTTGATCAACATTCGAGGCTTGTCCTCTGCCAAAAACACTGCTTTGGTCGCGACTGAATCTAATAGGCACAGCTGCGCTCATTTCCACACACACAGGAAGCTGCAAGGTACAACGCCTGAAAACAATTTTGACGGGGTTCTGACCTGGCAAACATCGCCCTCGTTTCCTCAACGTCTGTCCAACTCAGAAGAGAAATATTAGAAGTTGTGTGCTGGTAATCTCTGCAGGTCCGGGAACGTGAACACATAATTTTTGAACGGGTGCTGCTATTCATACATGTTACACCGAGACTCTAACATTGTATTTCTCCGCTGCCTTCTTCAGAGCCTCTGTGTCAAGTCCCCTGCTCTGGTCAGGTACCATGGTGCCCTCAAACTCGCCACCAGCCTCGGCAATTAGCGATTCCAGACCGTCGCCGCTTGAGTATGCCCAGAAGCGGACATATCTGTCCACGAACTCGACTGCAACTTCGGTGCCTGCTGGGATGAAGGCGGTCTCTCCTGCGCGGACAAGATTTACACTGCCGTCTATTGTGACGTTGATAGCCCCATCCAGGACGTGGTACACCTGATGTGTCTTCTCAAACGCGAATGGCTTACTAAACACTGTATTGGTCAGGCGATTGCTTGACTCAACGCTAGTAATCGCAAAGTTCCCCGTCGATGCTTTGCTCTGTTTCGTTGTAATAAACGGCTTTGACAAGACGCCTTCCAGCAGATGACACGGCCCAGTGTTTGCTTTCAGGTAGTAGCTTTTACCAGCCTCATCAGG
Above is a genomic segment from Ascochyta rabiei chromosome 10, complete sequence containing:
- a CDS encoding magnesium ion transporter, whose amino-acid sequence is MFRPKKPHARGLLQPPVPPSNSTSTSTDDGSTNGSGYGGSLGRMMRTANELKMRCTELDEHGNVTLVSGEFKKSELIAKYGLLPRDLRKIDSSLLPHILVRPSAILINLLNLRVLLKHNRVLVFDAYGTTDSKSQSVFMYDLDLKLRQKESVANGTLAYEFRALEAVLISVTLSLEKEFEGVSEPVVRVLRELEEDIDRDKLRYLLIYSKKLGSFEQKARLVRNALEELLEADDDLSAMYLSEKAEGKTREEDDHTEVEMLLESYHKVADEIVQAAENLVSSIRNTEEIVKAILDANRNSLMLLDLKFSILTLAITAGTFVAALYGMNLKNFIEESDFGFYGVSGWCTLFGTLVAIYGLQKLRRVQRVSMYAHGPGSIVSSSQKGIWGLGVWSGGGRASVRGTSESVSDAIGVGAIKPRGADTLGDLIHRERALSRKLAKAENRAEDVSSR